TTTTAAAAGCAACTTTCTCGACCTGGTCGGGTCATAATCAGGCCTGGCACCGGCGAATTTATATAAAGGAATATGGGCGTTGATCAAATGAGCTTCGGGTAAATTTTTATTTTTGCTTTTTTTAAAAGTAACATAACCGCCCTTTAAGCTTACATGCCCGGTTTTAATGGACTTAACTTCATAGCCTAATAAGACCAAGCCGGCCTCATAAGTTTCTTGGATATCATAATCAAAATTGGCTCGTTTGTTAAAGGCTAGTACGGGCATAAATTTTAAATGTCATTTTGCTTGGCAATATTCCACTCTCTTAACTTCTCCACTACCTTTTTACCGGTCAAATTATTTTCTACATAATCATGATAAGCGTGGCTTTTAACCCGCTCAATTATGGTCTCATTGCCTTTATACTGCTTTAGAATATCGTCAATCGCTTTATGAATTTCTTCGTGGCTGACCGAAATTTTTTCCGCATTACCTATCTCTCTGATAACCAAAGATACCTTAACTCTTTTAACCGCGTCCGGCATTAATTCAAGCATTATCTGCTCGCGCGTTTTTTTTAAATGCATTAGATAATCTTCAAATTTCGCGCCCTGATTTTTAACGTTATATTCGAGCTCGGAAATCATAACCTCGGCTTCGTGCTTAATCAGAGTCTCGGGAATATCGCCGAATTTTGAAGCGCCAATAATTTTATCGAGCATGGTAGCTTCGCTCTTCTGCTTTTCTTTCTGTTCTTTTTCCGCCAGCAGGCTTTTTTTAATATTATTTTTTAATTCTTCGACACTTTTTAGGCCAAAGCCTTTAGCCATGTCTTCGTTTAC
This genomic window from Patescibacteria group bacterium contains:
- the smpB gene encoding SsrA-binding protein SmpB, with protein sequence MPVLAFNKRANFDYDIQETYEAGLVLLGYEVKSIKTGHVSLKGGYVTFKKSKNKNLPEAHLINAHIPLYKFAGARPDYDPTRSRKLLLKKKEIAYLLGKKDEQGLTLVPIKIYTKHSFIKLEFGIGKGRKKFDKREVIKKRELDRSLRTLTKQSFRR